One window of the Alligator mississippiensis isolate rAllMis1 chromosome 5, rAllMis1, whole genome shotgun sequence genome contains the following:
- the LOC102575147 gene encoding holocytochrome c-type synthase: MGLSASSPSLAVQSPNVSEHQTASPPSECPMHQKKMEGCAVHVKSSDQGAENQNVVPAHQEHAYEYVACPVKSSSSQTTDDIDPRNMMPPPNQVPSPDQPFPLSTVREESTIPRAYSEKKWVYPSEQMFWNAMLKKGWRWKKDDISPEDMTNIIKIHNQNNEQAWKEILKWEALHVVECPCGPTLIRFGGKAKEYSPRARIRSWMGYELPFDRHDWIVDRCGKEVRYVIDYYDGGEVDKDYQFTILDVRPAFDSISAMWDRMKVAWWRWTS, translated from the exons ATGGGTTTGTCAGCGTCATCTCCATCCCTTGCAGTTCAGTCACCCAATGTATCTGAACATCAAACAGCATCTCCACCTTCAGAATGTCCAAtgcatcagaaaaaaatggaag GTTGTGCAGTGCACGTAAAATCATCTGACCAGGGAGCTGAAAACCAAAACGTTGTTCCTGCACATCAAGAACACGCGTATGAATATGTGGCGTGTCCTGTTAAATCTAGTTCATCTCAAACAACAGATGATATAGACCCCAGAAATATG aTGCCACCTCCTAATCAGGTGCCATCCCCAGATCAACCATTTCCACTGTCAACTGTCAGAGAAGAGTCTACCATTCCTAGAGCATACTCTGAAAAAAAATGGGTTTATCCTTCAGAGCAAATGTTTTGGAATGCTATGCTTAAGAAAGG GTGGAGGTGGAAAAAAGATGACATCTCTCCTGAAGATATGACTAATATTATTAAGATTCACAATCAAAATAATGAGCAAGCTTGGAAAGAGATTTTAAAGTGGGAAGCTCTTCATGTCGT gGAATGTCCATGTGGACCAACATTGATTCGATTTGGTGGTAAAGCTAAGGAGTATTCACCAAGAGCCAGAATACGTTCATGGATGGG ATATGAACTTCCTTTTGACAGACATGATTGGATAGTTGATCGTTGTGGAAAAGAAGTCAGATACGTTATTGATTATTATGATGGTGGAGAAGTAGATAAGGACTATCAGTTCACCATCTTGGATGTCCGTCCTGCATTTGATTCCATCTCTGCTATGTGGGACAGGATGAAGGTAGCTTGGTGGCGCTGGACTTCATAA